AAATCAATAATTCTTGAGGTTTTAATGCAGCAACTTGCCTACATATTTCAGAACCTATGCTTCCTCCTGCACCTGTAACTAAAATTTTATTGTCTGTTATATAATACTCTATTTCATCAAAATTTACCTTAACTTCTTTTCTACCTAAAAGATCTTCTATATTAACATCTCTAATAAACCCTAAAGAAATTTTGTTATTCAATATTTCAAAAATACCTGGTAATGTTTTTAATCTAACTTTTTTTGTATCAACATAGTCTATAATTCTTTTTAATTGATCTGATGTTGCAGAAGGTATTGCTATTATAACCTCATTAATATTGTATTTTTCAACAAAATTCATAACCTCTGATGTTTTTCCTAATATTTCAACATCTCTTATTTTTCTCCCAATTTTTGATTCATCATCATCCAAAAAACCTATAACTTTACCAAAAGATGGATGTTTTATAAACTCTTCTAATAATTCTACTCCCGCATCTCCTGCACCTATAATCAATATTTTTTTATTGTTGTTTATATTATTCCCAGTATCCTTTTTATGTTTTGAAAACCACCATACTCTACTAAATATAATAAGTATTGACCCTAATAATGCAGTTATAAACCCTACTGTTATAGGAATAATAAAATTTGGAATAAATGTTCTTCTTAATCCCTCAATTATAAAAAAGTTAATTATATATCCTAAAAAAGATGAATAAATTATTGGTTTAATTTCTTTTAGTGTTGCAAATCTCCAAACATAATCATATATTTTATTAAAATACAAAACAGCAACCATTACCAATGGAAATACTGTTATTGGTAATATATATTTTTGCATTTCAATAAAATCATTTTGAAATCTAAATATCAATGCAATTAAATAACTTAAAAAGAATATTGCATAATCTATAATCATTAATTGAATTTTTCTTTTCATAATGTCACCTTATTTCTCAAATTTATTCAATACTCCTTTTATAGTTTCAACAACATATTTTTGCTGATCTATAGTAATATCTGTATAAAAAGGTATTGCTATTGTTAATGAAGATATCAATTCAGTAACCGGATAATCTCCTTCTTGATATCCATATAATTCCCTATAGAATTTTTGTAAATGCACAGGAGAGAAATAATTCTTTGCTTGAACACCATTATTGTTTAGTTCTTCTATTACTCCATATGTAATTTTTCTAATGTTATTTAAAATCTCTTTCCATTCGCTATTATTATCAAAATATAGTGGCAGATTTATATTCTTAACATATTCTGGTAAATCTATTAATTGTGATATCCAGTCTAAAGATAATCTTACAACATATACAAACCAACTCATTTTAGTTGTATATTCTTCTATTTTTGGCAAAACAATTCTTTTCTCATTTTTGAATAATTCAAAATATTTATTTGCGACATTCTCCCTTTTTTCTAATATTTCATCAAGTCTTTGCATTTGAGCATATCCTAGTCCTGCAGAAAGTTCATCCATTCTATAATTATATCCTAATCTAACATGATCTAACCACTCATTTGAATCTCCTCTGCCTTGATTAGCCATCGATCTAGATAATTTATTAATTTCATCATTATCAGTAATAATAATTCCACCTTCGCCAGTTGTGATCTGTTTATTAGGATAAAAAGCAAATGTGCCAGCTTCACCAAATGTACCTACAAATTTATTTTTATATTTTGCTCCTATAGCCTCACACGAATCTTCTATTATTTTCCAATTATTTTTTTCACATATTTCTGTTGCTTTATCCCAATCTAATGGTTGTCCAAAGATATCTACACCCATAAAAAATTTAACGCTATTTAAGTTTTTTATTCTTTTATAAATTGGATGTTTTTCATCTTGAAGACTTTCTTCAATTTTATCTAAATCAATATTATAATTAAATGGATTAATATCAATAAATACAGGATGTGCTCTTTCAAAAAGAGCAACATTTGATGAAGCTATAAAAGTAAAAGGTGTAACTATCATTCCATCATTATCTTTTATATCTAATGCTCTTAATATTAAATGCAATGCTGAGGTTCCACTATTCACTGCAATTGCATGCTTTACATGAAAATAATCTTCTACGATTTTCTCAAATTTATTTAAATAAGGTCCTAATGCCAATCTTTCACTAGAAAAAATATCATCTATTATCTTTTTTTCTAAACTAGTTAAACTAGCTGACGATAATGGTACGTTCATTTATATCCCCCTTAAATTAAAAGGAGCTCGCTATTAGCGAGCTTTTCCTATTATTCATTTTTTCCAAAATCAATTGTTCTTTCAACTTGAATGTATTTATAAAATTCCATTTCATCGCCTTCGTTTATATCATCGAAATTAAATATTTTAATTCCGCATTCTTTAGGAGCTTCTATTCTCTTTACTTCATCCTTATAATGCTTCAATGACTCAATTTTTCCATCGTATACAAGTTTTCCTTGCCTATATAATCTTACTGATCCTGTTCTTTCTACA
The Marinitoga litoralis DNA segment above includes these coding regions:
- a CDS encoding nucleoside-diphosphate sugar epimerase/dehydratase gives rise to the protein MKRKIQLMIIDYAIFFLSYLIALIFRFQNDFIEMQKYILPITVFPLVMVAVLYFNKIYDYVWRFATLKEIKPIIYSSFLGYIINFFIIEGLRRTFIPNFIIPITVGFITALLGSILIIFSRVWWFSKHKKDTGNNINNNKKILIIGAGDAGVELLEEFIKHPSFGKVIGFLDDDESKIGRKIRDVEILGKTSEVMNFVEKYNINEVIIAIPSATSDQLKRIIDYVDTKKVRLKTLPGIFEILNNKISLGFIRDVNIEDLLGRKEVKVNFDEIEYYITDNKILVTGAGGSIGSEICRQVAALKPQELLILGRGENSIFHISKELKEKFPDLKIIEIIGDVTDNFRMEQIFKKFKPDVVFHAAAHKHVPLMEKNPTEAFRVNVYGTYILAKNSIDYNVKRFIYISTDKAINPTSIMGTSKRFGEIIIRALSKNSNTKFGIVRFGNVLGSRGSVIPIFQEQIRKGGPVTVTDPRMKRYFMTIPEAVALVLQAGSFANNGEVFVLNMGEPVLIDKLAREMIRLSGYIPDQDIKIVYTGIRPGEKLYEELFLDSEEFIKTDNERIYILKSNDILDLNQLNNLVDNIISCVKEKDFDKLNELIEKYIPEGTSKIKRDIAY
- a CDS encoding DegT/DnrJ/EryC1/StrS family aminotransferase, with amino-acid sequence MNVPLSSASLTSLEKKIIDDIFSSERLALGPYLNKFEKIVEDYFHVKHAIAVNSGTSALHLILRALDIKDNDGMIVTPFTFIASSNVALFERAHPVFIDINPFNYNIDLDKIEESLQDEKHPIYKRIKNLNSVKFFMGVDIFGQPLDWDKATEICEKNNWKIIEDSCEAIGAKYKNKFVGTFGEAGTFAFYPNKQITTGEGGIIITDNDEINKLSRSMANQGRGDSNEWLDHVRLGYNYRMDELSAGLGYAQMQRLDEILEKRENVANKYFELFKNEKRIVLPKIEEYTTKMSWFVYVVRLSLDWISQLIDLPEYVKNINLPLYFDNNSEWKEILNNIRKITYGVIEELNNNGVQAKNYFSPVHLQKFYRELYGYQEGDYPVTELISSLTIAIPFYTDITIDQQKYVVETIKGVLNKFEK